A genomic stretch from Falco naumanni isolate bFalNau1 chromosome 6, bFalNau1.pat, whole genome shotgun sequence includes:
- the SOX7 gene encoding transcription factor SOX-7, with protein MAALLSTYRWPERLEGAEGLPPGPPPRCPPAEKGSESRIRRPMNAFMVWAKDERKRLAVQNPDLHNAELSKMLGKSWKALSLSQKRPYVEEAERLRVKHMQDYPNYKYRPRRKKQVKRICKRVDPGFLLGSLTRDQNVVPEKRTCSQAGGEKEGPGEYPPCPGLPAVRGYREAPGSGSSTSMDTYPYGLPTPPEMSPLDAIDPEQSFFSSPCPEEHHRSHLASATYSPEYAGSSLPCSHHPLSPMPQPATCMIPPASSCPPLPPPPPPSYYTPAFPSLHPPSLHAHLGQLSPPPDHHSFDTLDQLSQAELLGEMDRNEFDQYLNNPSHGDPHGGVLVNGHVPASGSSHASETSLISVLADATATYYNNYSVS; from the exons atGGCTGCGCTGCTCAGCACCTACCGCTGGCCCGAGCGGCTGGAGGGGGCCGAGGGGctgccgccggggccgcccccgcgctgcccgcccgcaGAGAAGGGCTCCGAGAGCCGCATCCGCCGGCCCATGAACGCCTTCATGGTGTGGGCGAAGGACGAGAGGAAGCGGCTGGCCGTGCAGAACCCCGACCTGCACAACGCGGAGCTCAGCAAGATGCTCG gcAAGTCCTGGAAGGCTCTGAGCCTCTCGCAGAAGCGTCCCTACGTGGAGGAGGCTGAGCGGCTGCGGGTGAAGCACATGCAAGATTACCCAAACTACAAATACCGGCCCCGGCGGAAGAAGCAGGTCAAACGGATCTGCAAGCGGGTGGACCCCGGGTTTTTGCTGGGCAGCCTGACACGGGACCAAAACGTGGTGCCAGAGAAGCGGACCTGCAGCCAGGCCGGAGGGGAGAAAGAGGGGCCGGGTGAGTACCCGCCTTGCCCGGGGCTGCCAGCCGTCCGGGGGTACCGGGAGGCCCcgggcagtggcagcagcaccagcatggACACCTACCCCTACGGGCTGCCCACTCCCCCGGAGATGTCTCCACTGGACGCCATAGATCCCGAGCAGAGCTTCTTCTCCTCGCCCTGCCCCGAGGAGCATCACCGCTCCCACCTTGCCAGTGCCACCTACTCCCCGGAGTACGCGGGCAGCTCCCTCCCATGCAGCCACCACCCTCTCAGCCCCATGCCACAGCCGGCCACCTGCATGATCCCCCCAGCCTCCAGTtgccctccccttcctcctcctcctcctcccagctaCTACACACCCGCCTTCCCGTCCCTGCACCCCCCTAGCCTCCATGCCCACCTGGGCCAGCTTTCCCCGCCACCTGACCACCACAGCTTTGACACCTTGGACCAGCTGAGCCAAGCCGAGCTCCTGGGGGAGATGGACCGCAATGAGTTTGACCAGTATCTCAACAACCCCAGCCATGGTGACCCCCATGGCGGTGTCTTGGTCAATGGACACGTCCCGGCATCTGGCAGCTCCCACGCCTCTGAGACCAGCCTCATCTCCGTCCTCGCCGATGCCACCGCCACCTACTACAATAACTACAGCGTCTCCTAG